Proteins found in one Cheilinus undulatus linkage group 9, ASM1832078v1, whole genome shotgun sequence genomic segment:
- the hps5 gene encoding Hermansky-Pudlak syndrome 5 protein has protein sequence MPAVPVVPENYSHALAEFDCLDPLLSALRLDSGRLKCTCLAVSRKWLALGTSAGGLHLIQREGWKQRLILTHKEGWITQVACCPHDEDFIAVATSQGLVVVWELQLERRGPPERVSVSWEHRGQAVTALCWDTSALRVFVGDAGGKVSFLRAGSSKLGKGSAFVIFPVQTVTTVDSRVVQLGYQDGRLTVSSLSRCYLCDTEREKFWRVGNKERDGEYGACFFPQNRGLLVGQPPLLYCARPGSRIWEANFNGEVLSTHQFKQLLACPPLPLITYRNEPQYNPGQKTPQSIAFPKLLYLGDQNLLTWTESAIYIFTPQNGQVLLWTEVKDLADVAVYRNELFCLHGSGRLSHLSLLSAERCVERLLRRESWPLAAVVCCMFQHIITTSKARKSIPIDRLEHLRSQLSSSTHLELIGQLEEVITKLEPLDSASSSRRSSISSHESFNVLDCGIYRVISRRGSQSDEETGSLINPSVSEEERLKEFSFVQEEDLADHDPQSSERLEAERSEQGLQFHLPLSFRPKPPRIALQAVKDSVSSFVKKTTEKINTLQMNSELWQRPEFREGGQSEISATTAPYLEEIDNEVYDDMPNTEADMQELRAATERAISQIQDPWVLLDPVCLGETLLEWLPVLERILGPVELGLVAAGDSNADGPGEERWERDYLNTSSEQQEELSEEPTESMTEEKKDEAPEPAEKEKPCDSVETEAEVVIGATPQEPVRVVTPEPVPSDLLVNLTQLATLYTELSCFRKQENEQKGLGCTTFLRRYFFLLDQERVRRMCLLCYQEQPEVQSSFIEAMLDLTQSSKVVEVIQRGDLLRSLRSMRELQPWSAPPLLAHLHRLYEKHGEAAIRSFSQFYPTITPADVMAMAQQSHFLAYLDNLVQSRTEGHRSPFLQSLLEPESLRQDWLELALTHDAPQHSDTLTPDGQPRWRSHCFTWGYGRLLSLLIGLPADFSSKQKMAETCRSHGYWMGYLYLCRELQCRTEAFSTICQLDDISLLEGPDGVEPQTLEEWKLLIQLCQRRSSEVDSEQLTGVNGSSWSNGSADCGGRISPESLTLMLAQRAGPDRTMAVLEECGVQLVLSPHSKLVCELLRVTEKRQRAMIQTMLERCDRFLWSQHA, from the exons ATGCCTGCAGTACCAGTTGTGCCAGAGAACTACAGCCATGCACTGGCAGAGTTTGATTGCCTGGACCCACTTCTTTCTGCTCTGCGGTTGGACTCTGGCAGGCTGAAG TGTACCTGTTTAGCTGTGTCAAGGAAGTGGCTTGCATTAGGAACCTCAGCAGGAGGGCTGCACCTGATCCAGAGGGAGGGCTGGAAACAAAGGCTCATCCTCACTCACAAG GAGGGATGGATCACTCAGGTGGCATGTTGCCCTCATGATGAAGACTTTATTGCTGTTGCAACAAG TCAGGGTCTGGTTGTTGTGTGGGAGCTTCAGTTGGAGCGGCGAGGTCCTCCAGAGAGGGTCAGTGTGTCCTGGGAACACAGAGGTCAGGCAGTCACTGCGCTCTGCTGGGACACCAGCGCTCTTCGAGTTTTTGTTGGGGATGCTGGAGGCAAGGTTTCCTTTCTCCGAGCAGGATCCTCCAAGCTAGGCAAG GGGTCGGCATTTGTCATATTCCCTGTTCAGACCGTCACCACGGTGGACTCCAGGGTGGTTCAGCTTGGTTATCAAGATGGCCGCCTGACTGTATCTTCTCTGAGCCGCTGTTACCTCTGTGACACAGAGAG AGAGAAGTTCTGGCGAGTTGGGAACAAGGAGCGTGATGGGGAGTATGGAGCCTGTTTTTTCCCTCAGAACAGAGGGTTATTAGTTGGACAGCCGCCCCTTCTGTACTGTGCTCGCCCTGGATCTAGAATATGGGAGGCAAATTTCAATGGCGAGGTTCTGAGCACCCATCAGTTCAAACAGCTTCTGGCCTGTCCTCCTCTACCTCTCATCACTTACAG AAATGAGCCTCAGTATAACCCAGGACAGAAGACACCCCAGTCCATTGCTTTTCCCAAACTGCTTTACTTGGG agaCCAAAACCTGCTGACCTGGACTGAATCAGCTATTTATATCTTCACACCTCAGAATGGACAGGTGCTCTTATGGACAGAAGTCAAAG ACTTGGCTGATGTAGCAGTCTATCGCAATGAGCTCTTCTGTCTCCATGGCAGTGGACGTCTGTCCCACCTCTCCCTGTTATCTGCAGAACGATGTGTTGAGCGGCTGCTCCGGAGAGAGTCCTGGCCTCTGGCTGCTGTGGTCTGTTGTATGTTCCAGCACATAATCACCACCAGCAAG GCCAGGAAGTCCATTCCAATTGACCGCCTTGAACATCTTCGGTCCCAGCTCAGTTCCAGCACACACCTCGAGCTGATTGGCCAGCTGGAAGAAGTCATCACTAAACTGGAGCCCCTGGACTCCGCCTCCAGCAGCCGGAGAAGCAGCATCTCCTCACAT GAGAGCTTCAACGTCCTGGACTGTGGAATCTACCGTGTGATCAGTCGCAGGGGAAGCCAGTCTGATGAAGAGACGGGCTCCCTCATCAATCCCTCTGTGTCTGAAGAGGAGCGGCTCAAAGAGTTCAGCTTTGTACAAGAAGAAGATCTGGCGGATCATG ATCCACAGAGCAGTGAGCGTCTGGAGGCTGAACGATCTGAGCAAGGCCTGCAGTTCCACCTCCCCCTCTCATTCCGCCCCAAACCCCCTCGCATCGCACTGCAGGCTGTCAAAGACAG TGTTTCGAGCTTTGTTAAGAAGACAACAGAGAAGATCAACACCCTCCAGATGAACTCTGAGCTCTGGCAGCGCCCTGAATTTAGAGAAGGTGGGCAGTCTGAAATATCAGCTACTACAGCGCCCTACTTAGAGGAAATAGACAATGA AGTTTATGACGACATGCCAAACACAGAAGCTGACATGCAGGAACTTCGAGCAGCAACAGAGCGAGCTAT ctcTCAAATCCAGGATCCCTGGGTGCTACTGGATCCAGTCTGCCTGGGTGAAACTCTGCTGGAGTGGCTGCCAGTGCTGGAGCGAATACTCGGACCTGTAGAGCTTGGGCTAGTCGCTGCTGGTGATTCAAATGCCGATGGGCCAGGAGAGGAGAGGTGGGAGAGAGATTATCTAAATACAAGCTCAGAGCAACAAGAGGAGCTGTCGGAGGAACCAACAGAGAGCatgacagaggagaagaaagacgAAGCACCTGAgcctgcagaaaaagaaaagccatGTGATTCTGTTGAGACAGAGGCCGAGGTTGTAATTGGGGCAACCCCCCAAGAACCTGTGCGAGTGGTGACTCCTGAGCCCGTACCTTCAGATCTCCTGGTTAACCTCACACAGCTGGCCACACTGTACACAGAGCTGAGCTGCTTTAGAAAGCAGGAGAATGAACAGAAAGGGCTGGGATGCACAACTTTCCTGCGGCGCTACTTCTTTCTACTGGACCAAGAGCGAGTGAGGAGGATGTGTCTGCTGTGTTATCAGGAGCAGCCGGAGGTGCAGAGCTCCTTCATTGAGGCCATGCTAG ATCTCACTCAGTCCAGTAAGGTGGTCGAGGTTATCCAGAGAGGGGATCTGCTGAGATCACTGCGCAGTATGAGAGAGCTTCAGCCCTGGAGTGCACCTCCTCTCCTTGCTCACTTGCACAG GCTGTATGAGAAACATGGGGAGGCAGCCATTCGTTCATTTTCCCAGTTTTATCCCACGATAACTCCTGCAGATGTCATGGCCATGGCTCAACAGAGCCACTTCCTAGCTTACCTGGATAATCTGGTTCAGTCTCGAACAGAGGGGCACAG GTCACCATTTTTACAGTCCCTTCTTGAACCAGAATCACTGAGACAGGATTGGCTGGAGCTGGCGCTCACTCATGACGCCCCTCAGCACTCTGACACCTTGACCCCTGATGGACAGCCCAG GTGGCGCTCTCATTGTTTCACTTGGGGTTACGGGCGCCTCCTGTCTCTTCTCATCGGTCTCCCTGCAGACTTTTCCTCCAAGCAGAAGATGGCAGAGACTTGCCGCAGTCACGG ATACTGGATGGGCTACCTTTACCTCTGCCGTGAGCTGCAGTGTCGCACAGAGGCCTTCTCCACCATTTGTCAGCTGGATGACATCAGTCTGCTCGAGGGACCTGATG GTGTTGAGCCCCAGACCTTAGAGGAGTGGAAGCTTTTGATCCAGTTATGTCAGCGGAGAAGCTCCGAGGTCGACTCGGAGCAGCTCACAGGAGTGAACGGGAGCAGCTGGTCTAACGGCTCAGCAGACTGCGGGGGGAGGATCAGCCCAGAGAGCCTGACCCTGATGCTGGCTCAGAGAGCTGGACCTGACCGCACCATGGCGGTCCTGGAAGAGTGTGGAGTGCAGCTGGTCCTCTCACCACACTCCAAACTGGTGTGTGAACTGCTGCGAGTCACTGAGAAGAGGCAGAG agcGATGATCCAGACGATGCTTGAGCGCTGTGATCGCTTCCTGTGGTCTCAACATGcctga